The Chryseobacterium shigense region AATGTACTGGAGTAAGAGGTATAGATGTCCCGGACTCTATAGTCTTCGGCAGAGGTAATCGGTAAAAATTCCATAATTATAAATCAAAAACGCTGGGTCTTCTTGTAATAAAAATATCTTTGATCCAAAGCGTGAATGCCAGTCCCAGATAAATCAAAAAGAAAAATCCGGCAGTTGCAAAAGTAGAATAGATGAAGAAGATCCTTAATTTAGATACAGGAATTCCCAGTTTAGCTCCCATTCTC contains the following coding sequences:
- a CDS encoding PspC family transcriptional regulator; protein product: MLDNIRHKMEREWFGVLTRMGAKLGIPVSKLRIFFIYSTFATAGFFFLIYLGLAFTLWIKDIFITRRPSVFDL